A region from the Neurospora crassa OR74A linkage group V, whole genome shotgun sequence genome encodes:
- a CDS encoding calcium-binding mitochondrial carrier protein Aralar2 gives MSTIDTQHHISHSGPDPASSAAEYGVRSLPGARPPATFAPANSVTEELEETAAAGQDITEEIIDSASADPMQEDPNRITGLERWAMNASDSQFNALAGAVGGFMSGVVTCPLDVIKTKLQAQGAGQHVGQPRMYNGLVGTAKVIWRHEGIRGMYRGLGPIIMGYLPTWAVWFTVYNKSKIWLRQYTDKPIAINFGASIIAGASSTIATNPIWVIKTRLMSQSAFQDARPSMHSHWHYKSTFDAARKMYTTEGLLSFYSGLTPALLGLSHVAVQFPTYEFLKTKFTGQGMGGAAGDQNAKPSFMGTFAASVLSKIIASSATYPHEVIRTRLQTQRRPIPGQEHLQGLGVVAKNGAESKQLATSGPKYRGVVSTFKIMLKEEGWRAFYAGMGTNMMRAVPAATVTMLTYEYVMNNLKQARKHGREKLAKVAEATAVKAESVERPEISSSTSS, from the exons ATGTCTACTATAGACACCCAACACCACATCTCCCACTCTGGACCAGATCCCGCGAGTTCGGCAGCAGAATATGGCGTGCGCTCCTTGCCAGGCGCCCGGCCACCCGCCACTTTTGCGCCCGCCAACTCGGTGACCGAAGAGCTGGAGgagacagcagcagcagggcaaGACATAACAGAGGAGATAATAGACTCAGCCTCGGCCGACCCAATGCAAGAGGACCCCAACCGGATAACGGGCCTGGAAAGATGGGCAATGAATGCTTCGGACTCGCAGTTCAATGCGCTCGCCGGCGCAGTGGGAGGCTTCATGTCCGGCGTGGTCACCTGCCCGCTGGACGTTATCAAGACCAAGTTGCAAGCGCAGGGCGCGGGACAGCATGTGGGCCAGCCCAGGATGTACAATGGCCTGGTAGGCACGGCCAAGGTAATATGGAGGCATGAGGGCATTCGCGGCATGTATAGGGGCTTGGGTCCTATAATAATGGGCTACTTGCCCACCTGGGCTGTCTGGTTCACAGTCTACAACAAAAGCAAAATATGGCTACGCCAATACACGG ACAAGCCAATTGCCATCAACTTTGGCGCATCCATCATAGCCGGCGCTAGTAGCACCATTGCGACGAACCCGATATGGGTCATCAAGACCCGACTCATGTCGCAGTCGGCATTTCAAGACGCGCGCCCCTCGATGCACTCCCATTGGCACTACAAGTCCACGTTCGATGCCGCACGCAAGATGTACACCACCGAGGGCCTTCTCTCCTTTTACTCCGGATTGACACCTGCTCTTCTGGGTCTCTCCCATGTGGCCGTCCAATTTCCCACCTACGAGTTCCTCAAGACCAAGTTTACTGGACAAGGCATGGGCGGCGCCGCCGGCGACCAGAACGCCAAGCCAAGCTTTATGGGCACTTTTGCCGCCTCCGTCCTCTCCAAGATTATCGCCAGCAGTGCGACGTATCCCCACGAGGTCATCAGGACGAGACTGCAGACACAGCGCAGGCCGATTCCGGGACAGGAGCACTTGCAGGGTCTGGGAGTGGTTGCCAAGAACGGCGCCGAGTCAAAGCAGCTGGCAACATCAGGGCCCAAGTACAGAGGCGTGGTGAGCACCTTCAAGATCATGCTCAAGGAGGAAGGGTGGAGGGCGTTTTACGCTGGTATGGGAACCAACATGATGAGAGCCGTCCCCGCGGCGACTGTCACCATGCTCACGTACGAGTACGTGATGAACAACCTGAAGCAGGCGAGGAAGCATGGAAGGGAGAAGCTGGCCAAGGTTGCCGAGGCTACGGCTGTGAAGGCTGAGAGCGTCGAGAGGCCTGAGAtctccagcagcaccagcagctaG